The following are encoded together in the Candidatus Hydrogenedentota bacterium genome:
- a CDS encoding putative DNA binding domain-containing protein, with the protein MTIPRSEDIAKLLDQLDSCIADDLESQWLDFKPWEGAKDSMRVAVEYAVCFANAGGGVVVFGVADQVRGRAAAIHGVGNYDIDVWKRGIFDATRPNLAVEIDEIAVSEGTGRLLVLRVPRGAHPPYGTARGYFTQRIGKNCMPMDSQGFARSQVASGAVDWSGQPAEGLTLEDLDPVEIARGRNIVKRLRASSELSKMNDAEFLQALGALRQGKVARAGLLLFGRDEVLQSVCPQHQVHYVYEGANNSILRNDSYQCGLLQILDRIEQAFTGPSNPEQELTTGLFKLRVPAFSIEVVREAILNAVTHRDYSDPGEVLLRHKRQEIAITNPGGFLGNITPRNILRQEPVARNRALAEALQKLGLVERAGIGRQRIFMPPLSFGKRIPIYETDGTRVTLRVYDGAFDEGMALLVAKWRGDGRDVDLDTLLILTYLRDNAFIDTAAAADLLQVSREQARTVLDQHALPKTGFLERRGRTKAATYHLNKAVSGDMHGKAAYTHSKGIASIRYPELVRQFIEDHGSITPRECRELLGLGESGTARVEVSRLLKSWSGEGGWLKRVGQTASSRYVPTQPQEEEP; encoded by the coding sequence GTGACGATACCCCGTAGCGAAGACATCGCAAAGCTTCTCGACCAGCTCGATTCGTGTATCGCGGACGACCTGGAGTCGCAGTGGCTGGATTTCAAGCCCTGGGAGGGCGCGAAGGATTCCATGCGCGTGGCGGTGGAGTATGCGGTGTGTTTTGCAAACGCGGGCGGTGGCGTGGTGGTGTTTGGTGTCGCCGATCAGGTGCGTGGTCGCGCGGCGGCGATTCATGGGGTCGGCAACTATGATATCGACGTGTGGAAGCGGGGCATCTTCGATGCCACCCGTCCGAATCTCGCGGTGGAGATCGACGAGATTGCGGTATCGGAAGGTACGGGCCGCTTGCTGGTGCTGCGGGTGCCCAGAGGCGCCCACCCGCCTTATGGAACGGCCAGGGGCTATTTCACGCAGCGCATCGGCAAGAACTGCATGCCCATGGACTCCCAGGGCTTTGCGCGATCACAGGTGGCTTCCGGGGCGGTGGATTGGAGCGGTCAGCCCGCCGAGGGCCTCACGCTGGAAGACCTGGATCCGGTGGAGATCGCTCGAGGGCGCAACATCGTCAAGCGACTTCGTGCATCGTCCGAGCTGTCGAAAATGAACGACGCGGAATTCCTGCAGGCCCTCGGGGCCTTGCGCCAGGGAAAGGTCGCTCGGGCGGGCCTTCTGCTATTTGGCCGGGATGAGGTGTTGCAGTCGGTGTGCCCCCAGCACCAGGTGCACTACGTATACGAAGGGGCCAACAACAGCATTCTGCGAAACGATTCGTACCAATGCGGGCTATTGCAGATTCTGGATCGGATCGAGCAGGCCTTCACTGGTCCGTCGAATCCGGAGCAGGAGCTGACGACGGGGCTCTTCAAGCTGCGCGTGCCCGCGTTTTCCATCGAGGTGGTTCGCGAGGCCATATTGAACGCGGTGACCCACCGGGATTACTCCGATCCGGGCGAGGTCCTCCTGCGGCACAAGCGCCAGGAGATCGCGATCACCAATCCGGGTGGCTTCCTGGGGAATATCACGCCCCGGAACATTCTCCGTCAGGAACCCGTGGCGCGAAACCGGGCTTTGGCGGAGGCGCTGCAGAAACTGGGGCTGGTGGAGCGCGCGGGCATCGGGCGGCAACGCATTTTCATGCCGCCCCTCTCCTTTGGCAAGCGGATCCCGATCTACGAGACCGATGGCACTCGGGTGACGCTGAGGGTGTATGATGGCGCCTTCGACGAAGGCATGGCGCTGCTGGTGGCCAAGTGGCGCGGCGATGGTCGCGATGTGGACCTCGACACGTTGCTGATTCTGACCTACCTGCGGGATAACGCGTTCATCGATACGGCGGCGGCGGCGGACTTGTTGCAGGTATCGCGGGAACAGGCGCGGACGGTCCTGGATCAGCATGCATTGCCAAAGACCGGCTTCCTGGAACGCCGTGGCAGGACGAAGGCGGCGACCTATCATCTGAACAAAGCTGTTTCCGGGGATATGCACGGCAAAGCGGCGTATACCCACAGCAAGGGTATTGCCTCGATTCGCTATCCGGAACTTGTCAGGCAATTTATTGAGGACCATGGCTCGATTACCCCGAGGGAATGCCGAGAGCTTCTGGGGCTTGGAGAGTCAGGAACAGCGCGGGTTGAGGTATCCCGATTGCTGAAGAGTTGGTCAGGTGAGGGAGGGTGGTTGAAGCGTGTTGGCCAGACGGCCTCATCGCGCTATGTTCCAACCCAGCCTCAGGAAGAAGAACCATAG